From one Lolium rigidum isolate FL_2022 chromosome 4, APGP_CSIRO_Lrig_0.1, whole genome shotgun sequence genomic stretch:
- the LOC124705919 gene encoding cytochrome P450 84A1-like, producing the protein MVGFAKIAMEWLQDPLSWLFIASVVFVVLQRRRRGNVAPFPPGPKPLPIVGNMSMMDQLTHRGLAALAKEYGGLLHIRLGKLHTFAVSTPEYAREVLQVQDGAFSNRPATIAIAYLTYDRADMAFAHYGPFWRQMRKLCVMKLFSRRRPETWLAVRDESAALVRAVARRTGQSVDLGELIFKLTKNVIFRAAFGAGAVAADAEGDGAGKQDEFIAILQEFSKLFGAFNIGDFIPWLSWADPQGMNVRLRAARNALDEFIDKIIDEHMERGKNPDDADADMVDDMLAFLPEAKPKKGAAGDGVDDLQNTLRLTRDNIKAIIMDVMFGGTETVASAIEWAMAEMMHSPDDLRRLQQELVDVVGLDRNVDESDLDKLPFLKCVIKETLRLHPPIPLLLHETAEDCVVGGYSVPRGSRVMINVYAIGRDRKAWKDADVFRPSRFVQGEGEAAGLDFKGGCFEFLPFGSGRRSCPGMALGLYALELAVAQLAHGFSWELPDGMKPSELDMSDVFGLTAPRATRLFAVPTPRLACTQLLGADDAGRQA; encoded by the exons ATGGTGGGCTTCGCTAAGATCGCCATGGAGTGGCTCCAAGATCCACTGAGCTGGCTGTTCATCGCCTCCGTGGTTTTCGTGGttctgcagcggcggcggcggggcaacGTGGCGCCGTTTCCCCCGGGCCCGAAACCGCTGCCGATCGTCGGCAACATGTCGATGATGGACCAGCTCACCCACCGTGGCCTGGCGGCGCTAGCGAAGGAGTACGGCGGCCTTCTCCACATCCGGCTCGGTAAGCTCCACACCTTTGCCGTGTCGACGCCGGAGTATGCCCGGGAGGTGCTGCAGGTGCAGGACGGTGCCTTCTCCAACCGTCCCGCGACCATCGCCATCGCGTACCTCACCTACGACCGAGCCGACATGGCGTTCGCGCACTACGGGCCCTTCTGGCGCCAGATGCGCAAGCTGTGCGTGATGAAGCTCTTCAGCCGGCGCCGCCCGGAGACGTGGCTCGCCGTGCGCGACGAGTCCGCGGCTCTCGTCCGCGCCGTGGCCAGGCGGACCGGCCAGTCCGTGGACCTCGGCGAGCTCATTTTTAAACTCACCAAGAATGTCATCTTCCGCGCCGCGTTTGGCGCTGGTGCggtcgccgccgacgccgaggGCGACGGAGCAGGGAAGCAGGACGAGTTCATCGCCATCCTCCAGGAGTTCTCCAAGCTCTTCGGCGCCTTCAACATCGGAGACTTCATCCCGTGGCTGAGCTGGGCGGACCCGCAGGGCATGAACGTGCGCCTCCGCGCCGCGCGCAACGCCCTCGACGAGTTCATCGACAAGATCATCGACGAGCACATGGAGAGGGGCAAGAATCCCGACGACGCCGATGCCGACATGGTGGACGACATGCTCGCGTTCCTCCCGGAGGCGAAGCCGAAGAagggcgccgccggcgacggcgtgGATGACCTGCAGAACACGCTCCGCCTCACCCGCGACAACATCAAGGCCATCATCATG GACGTGATGTTTGGCGGGACGGAGACAGTGGCGTCGGCGATCGAGTGGGCGATGGCGGAGATGATGCACAGCCCCGACGACCTCCGCCGCCTGCAGCAGGAGCTCGTCGACGTGGTGGGGCTCGACCGGAACGTGGACGAGTCGGACCTCGACAAGCTCCCCTTCCTCAAGTGCGTCATCAAGGAGACGCTCCGGCTGCACCCGCCCATCCCGCTGCTCCTCCACGAGACCGCCGAGGACTGCGTCGTCGGCGGCTACTCCGTGCCCCGGGGCTCCCGCGTCATGATCAACGTCTACGCCATCGGCCGCGACCGCAAGGCGTGGAAGGACGCCGACGTGTTCAGGCCGTCGCGGTTCGTGCAGGGGGAAGGGGAGGCCGCCGGGCTCGACTTCAAGGGGGGATGCTTCGAGTTCCTGCCCTTCGGGTCCGGCCGCCGCTCCTGCCCTGGCATGGCGCTCGGCCTGTACGCGCTGGAGCTCGCCGTGGCGCAGCTCGCGCACGGGTTCAGCTGGGAGCTGCCCGACGGGATGAAGCCGTCGGAGCTGGACATGAGCGACGTCTTCGGCCTCACCGCCCCGCGCGCCACCAGGCTCTTCGCCGTGCCCACGCCCCGCCTCGCATGCACCCAGCTGCTGGGGGCTGACGACGCCGGGCGCCAGGCGTGA